The nucleotide sequence AATGTTGATAATGTCTTTCTGTAACTAAGCGCAAAATAGTCCCCGATTCCTTCTGTTATTTTTGATTGATCGTAATAATAACCAACTCCAATCATTAATGCGTCATGCAATGCATGTCCATATTCGTGCAATATACAATCCTGATCTTCTCCATCATCAATTCCACCATCACCAACTGCAATAAAAGGAATTGATGGGACATAGTTAATATTGTCATAACCATTATTAGCATGAGCATCAAATCGAAGATAGTCTAAATTATTCCACTTTGGTGAAAAACCAAGTGTTTCAACAAATGTTCTATAGGTATCAATAATGTAGTATATGTTAACTTCTTCAAATCCCGGCTGACTTCGATTAAAATTGAAAACTGGAGAAGATGAAGAAACTATTGGAATAGAAGGTGGTTCAAGAGACTCTGATTTAGCGTATTTGCCCTGTAAATAATAAAGTCCACCTATAGGATCATTGAGGTTTTTGAGAGTCACATTTTTATACGCAAGTTGTAATGCAGGATAATCTGAATCATTCTGATCAGTTAGGGATATATTTGCAAGAGCAGCAATTGGATTTGGATTAAATACTTTTCCTGATCCATCTGAATAATTCACTTGTATGTTAAATATTTTAATTAAATTAGAATTAATTGCATCAACGAAAACTAACCAATCTCCTCGTGGTTTATATGAAACAAAACTTACTTTCCAAGTTAAATAATCTACATTAAGTGAATCTTGAAATATTGTTAATTCTGTTTCAGGTAATTTAATAAGCGACTTTTCGTCAACAATTAGCTTATCTAAAGCAATTCTAATTGCATTTTCATTTGAGATATTAACCGAGTTACTAAGCTTATTTATATTGATATTTTTATTTCCATTTACAACCATTGATATTCTATTTTCTTTATTTATGCTTACAACTGATTCAGTACCCCAAACTGGTATTCCATCAACAGTTTGAATAAATCCAACGTGTTTTACTCCATGAGATTCATTTGTCGCAATATATTTTAATTCTGATACATTAGCTATTCCTAAATCCATTTTTTTTTCATTTAAAAATTGACGGGCTATTTGTTCAGGACTACCATTATATACTTTTGAATTTACATTATACATTGCTGCAATTTTGTTGGTAAGAGTATTTATTTTTTTGTTTTCTAAATAAATAAATTTTTCAGAACTTTCTGATTGGGCTTGAAATCTAATATTTAGAATAAATAAAACAAGTAATAAAATTACAAAAATTTGCTTGGTAACAATATTTTTCATGGATTACCTCGAATTATATTAAAAAGTTATTTGAGTAAAATCATCTTCTTCACTTCATTATTCAAGTCTGTCATTATACTATAAAAATAAATTCCTGATGTAACTTCATCCCCCTGATTGTTTTTTCCATTCCATTCTATTTCATAATTCCCTGGAAATAATTCTTCATTTATAAGTGTCGTCACCTCCTTTCCTAAAAAATTATATATTTTTAGTTGAACATGTCTATTTCGATTAAGATTAAAATAAATACTTGTAATTGAATTGAATGGATTTGGATAATTTTGCGACAATGATAATTCATTTGAAATTATTTCTTTATTCTTTATATCTGAGATTGTGCTTAGATCTGCTTTAAGAAGTGTATGGGTTCTATTGTTAAAATCATCTCCAAAAATATATGCTACTTTTTCTTCCTTTAGGATTTGTATTTTATTTAGATTTGTAAGTAATCCTTCTATTTGTGTTTCCCAAGACACACCACCATCAATAGTTTTTAATATTTTTCCAACTCCGGTAATCCAACCATTTTTTACATCAAGAAATCCAACATCCCAAAACGCTTTTGCCCCTATATATTGTTCTATTTGCCATGTATCTCCGGCATTTTCTGTGTGGTAAATAAATCCAGTTCCAAAATTCCAGTTTGTTCCAACAGCATAACCAATATTAGAATTAATAAAATCTATACCATACAATAACATTGTTCTTGAATCGATAATTTCCCAGGATTCACCTCCATTTATAGTTTTAGCTAAAAAACCAGCATCCGTAGCATAATAACTTGAATTACCAACTATCCATCCGATTGAATCATTTATAAAAAATATTTCACAAGGAGGTGGAAATAGATTTAATGCATTATTTTTTTTTCCCCATTCATTACCGCCATCATTTGTTTGCCAAATTACATTATTAAAAGCAATTCCATATTTATCATTAACCATATAGATTGTAGTAATAAATTCTTGATAAATTCCACGATTGTCTGTATTATTTAATTCCCACGTGGCTCCATTATCATTTGTTATTATTGAATGCAGTGAAGAATCTTTTTGAGATATATATAATGCAATTAAATTGTTACTACTAAGTGAATATACTTTTGGTATATAAAATTCTTCTGACAATTCAGTTTTTTTAATAATCCAATTATTACCACCATCTTCAGTTTTATATATTTTTTTGTAAAATTCTCTTATTGGGCCATCTGCCTCGTAAACTTGGATTAACCACCCATGTTCTTTATCAGCAAAAGTAATTTCTACTTTACCAATTAATGAATCGCCATCAGAGAAAGTGGGATTTATTATTTCCCATGTTTGGGCTAGTAAATTAATATTTAATAAAAATTACTTACAAGAAATATTTTGGAGATTTTAATTAAATATTTTATTGCATTTAGATTTAAATTGTTAGATAACATATAGGAATAATTTATTTTAATTAAATCGTTTTTTAATAGTTCCTAGTATTTTAAAAAAGATTCATTATAGTATATAATTATTGTAAAATTTTTATTGATAAAATTGCTATGTTGTTTACATTTAATAATCATTTTTATTCTTAGTTGTAATTGCAGAAAAGATAATCTTTATATTTTCTGTCATTGGTAATTTGTAATAATTCTTTCGTTAATAAATTATATTTGAAGACATCAAATGCATCTTGAATTTGGTGTTTATAACTTGCAATAATAATAAGCTCCTTTTCATTTAAGAACTTACATTTGATTGGTTTAATAATTTTATCGTTATTTTTAACTGTAACGTTTTTATAAATATTATTTTCAATATTAAATATTGTAATTGCACTATCCAAATAACAAATATTTTTATTATTTGGTGAAAAATTGCCAATCTCTGTACCAAGAGATTTTGGAGAAATTTTTACTAGCACCGAATCTTTTTCAAGTGAATAAATCATTATACCTGTATCATTCCAATCATTTTCATTAGAATATTGGATTAAAAATAACTTATTATTATAATTGCAATTAAAATTATCAATATGATAATTGTTGTTAATAACAAATAGTTCAATCATCTTTTTATCAATGAAATCATATTGGAATATTTTTCCATATGTTGAGAATAAAATATTTCCATTATTGTTATAATTTATATGGTTTATTCTTGTAGAAACGTTATTTTTATTTAAATCTTCCTTTTCAATTAAACAGATCCATTGTTTAATTTCTAATGAATACTCATAAAAGAATAAATCAGCTCCAACGCCTTGAATTTTTTGAAGTATAGGATCATTGTTTATAGCACTCAGTAATGTAATTTTATTTAAATCATTTGATATGATTCCTTCCTTTGTCAAACTATTTCCGTCCGATAAATATATTCTTTCGCCTTTACTTAAATCATAAAGTACTAGTTTATCATATTTATAATTTTCATTTTTATCATTATTATCTTGTGCTTCAGAATAAATTAACTTATTAGAAAGGTTTTCCAAAATTGGAAATTCTTTGGACAGCATGTTAGAACATCCAATAGCTATAAATATTACAATAATTAAAATATAATATTTAATAATATACACTTTTTAATTCTTTAACTGATTTTGTATTTGTAATTTGTTCAATTTTATTTGTGTTCAAATTTAATAAATACAGATTTGTTGTTTCAAAGCGATCGGTTCCTTTTTTATATCCAGAAAAAATTATTTCATCTTCTCCAATAAAACGTATCAAACCAAAAATTTCTAATGAATCTCTTTCTATGGCGCCAATTGAATGAACTTCCATAGAAGGATAATCCATTATTTTTGGACCTTCTGAATTAAATAAAAGTTTTTGTTTGTTTTTGGATAAATCATTAAAAAGTGCATAGTACGGAAATACTTTGTAACTATTTCTTATAAAATCTTTAAGATAAATATAACTAGGTCGAATGCCATTATTTACTTCATCAAAAATACTATAATTAAATGCAATTAGATTTTCATTATAAACGATAAATTGATTAAGTAATGAATCTACAACATATTCTTTTTGTAATTTAAAATCATTTAATGAATAAGAAAATATTTTGTTTTGGCTTGCATAATAAAAATGGTTCTTTATAATGTTAATACTATTAAATTCAGACATCCCATTTCTACTTTTATCGATATCATATTGGCTATTATTTTCAATATCGTAAATAAATACCTCCCCAGTTGAATTATATGATTCTACAAAAATATTTTTACCCCCTTTAAAAAGTATAAAATTACTTCTTTCAATTTCTTTAAATTTATCAAATATTAAATTCTTTTTAGTATCAAGGTTTATAAGAATCAATTTAATATCAGAATTGATTTCACTACTATAGAGCACCAACCTTCCAGTAAAATCGTATTTGATACTTTGCTTATTACATTTAATAAGAAAAATATAATAAATGCCGTTGTTACTAAAATCATAATTTTATTTAATTTCAACATCATAATTATTCTCCCAAGTCCGTCTTTGGATCTAAAAATTCATTGCAGTTTTAAGTGCGATAATAAAAAAGTTGTATTATTTAAACTTGTTTCAATTAATAAATAATTTAACAAAAGAACCATATTTTTAAGTCTTGAAATTATGAAAATTACATAGTGATATTGCATAACCGTCATTAAAAATAGGATTTTCTATATTAAATAAAATAACTACTTAATGATCCATCCTTTTGTATAATTGAATCTGCAGCTACGATATAATTGTTTTCAGGTGTATAACTTACAGATAAAATTAAATGCGCAAATTTAGTTTTTGAAAAAATATTTTCTAGTTCGCAGTATAAATTTTCTTTAACAACACAAAAATTTCTCTTGTCTCTTGGTCAAATATTGAAGTTAGTACCTTTTTATTATTAACTTGAAATTCTTCTTTCGTCATAAAAGATTCTGTAACATATGCTCTTAATTCTTTAGAAAATTTTAATCCTTTTCGAACCATTGTTTTCATAGTCGTATCAGGTTTAGTGAAAGTTGCGTCTAGATCAATTTTATATTCCCCTTTATTATTATAGACAAAGAAAGTAAAAGTTTCATCTATAGAGTTAAATACTCCTAAAGAATATTTTTTCGTTACAACTTCAACTATTACTTCATTTTCATTTACAACTTCTTCTGCTAATCTTATATCTTGATAACGTTTGGGTAGTACTTTAGCTAAGTCTTCAAGACCATTTATACGTAAGTATTTACTATCTTTTCTTACATAATTTAATTTATTTTGTAAATTTTTCTCGTTCAAAAAAGTCTTTAACTGTTTGAATGGCTTCGGATTTACAACTTGACAATAAAATTGATAAAAAAATCAGGCTCAATAAAATTATTTTTTTCAATTTTTACCTTTGTTATTAGTTTCGCAAATATTTTATGATTTATTCTATAAATTATTCTTTTATTTATAATCAATCGATTGATTTAAATCATTTTTTTCCATATTCATCAATAAACTTATTCAGCGCCTTAGCTGCTCTTCTTTCTTCATCCTCTTGTTTTTGTCTTTGTAAAATAATTGATTTCATTGCATCATGGACATTACCATTATAAAACATATTTACATAATGTGGATTTAACATTAAGCTTAAACCATCCTCACTTGGTTCAAATAATGGTTCACCAGTTCTATTGTTTATTCCAATTATTTCGCCTTTGAGAAATGCTGATATTCCTTCACGATTATATTCACTTAGTTGCCTAAATAAATACTCATCATAAATAAAATTAGGTTTAATCTCTTTCCATTTAGAAAAACCACTTAAAAAAGTCATTGTTTTACTTACACGATTTCCTAACTCGTGTGAATAGATAGTGTTATCTCCGACATATGATGCTCCTAATGAAAATAAACGTTCGCCTATTGTTTGAACTTCATAACTAGGATCTCTTGGAAAATATTGTTCCTTTACTATTATTCCTAATTGAACTAGAGTAGGTAAAAAGCCTTCTATAAATGTTGCAAATTTTGCTGTATTTATTGACTCTCTATGTAAATAATAAGTATTTTTAATAAATTTTAGTGTAAATTCTCCATTGGGATCTATACCATTTAGTGGGTTAGATAAAATATAATTATAAGGACTCCAGTCAGGATATTTATCTGCTAGCGGATCCACACTTAACCATCTGGCAATTTTACTATCGTAATAACGTGCTCCAAAGTAGTCAAGTCCGGTTTCTAAATCTCTTTCCTTACTTGTATATTTATAATTAACTTCTGTTCCAGTATTATTACTTCTACCGTTCATTATCATTCCAAATGGGTAGTAGTCATCATATCCAACAACAGAACCGCTTTCATTGACTCTTACCTTAATATTACCCAGATGGTCTTTTAGATAGTAAGTTTTTGTTTCAACATAATTTGTATACACTTCTTTTTCAAATGTACCGGCTAAATCATTACCCCAAATATTATGTTTTATTAAAACCGGAGGATTACTGTTTTCTTTAATTCTTGCTTCGGTATTTCCATTAATCCCATTAGCATAATTCCAATGTATTAAATCATTTACTACTTTTTTAGTAACTCTATTTCCATATGCATCATAAATATACTCAACAACATCACCATTAATATAATATTGCTTAATTGGTAAATTATCAGAATTATATAAGATATATCCAATTCCTTGCTGAGCGTCCTGAACCATGCTTCCATTACCATCATACAAATAATTACCACTGCTCTGGTTATCAACATCATTAACTGAAATAGAACTTGTGCCAGAATCATAAACGTAATTTAATTGATTTTTTCCACTCAAATAATAAAAAGTCTGGTTATCAAATATCTGACCATTATTCCAATATCTTCTTATTGTATTTAAGTTACCATTATTATCATATGTTATATTATTTACATCATAATTACTTGTCGCCTGCCAACTTGAAATATAATAACCAAAATTGGATGATAATAGTCTATTTGCATTATCATATGAATAAGTATTACCAACTAAACCGCTTGGAAACGTAGCACCAGACATATTATACATCATCCAACTGATATTTCCATTCCATTGTGCTGTTGCACTTTGGGTACTGCCAATATCTGAAATATTATTATAACCGATTACCATACCAAATTTGTCAACTTGTGGTTTTCCATTTAATCCGTTATCACTACCTGGATCTTGAGATGAGTTAATATTTTGATGATTAATTTGTGATAACCATCCTCGTGTATTGTACAAATAATCAAGACCTTGAGCTTTACTGCCTTCAGCACCAAGTTCCATTCGTTTTAAAGAGTTATCCGGATTATAGATATAAGTTATTTCTTTAAGTTTAGTTGCTCCAGAAGCAGAATTTTTGTCAGTGTATACATTAACTAATCTACCTAATTTATCATATTCAAAGAATTTGTAATAGTTATAAAAGCTCTGATCACCAGTAAACTCTTGTTTAGTTATATTTCTTTGTAAATCATATGAATATTTAATTTTATTATTTTTACCTGTTACCCATTTATTTAAAATCCATTCAATATTTCCTATATCATCATATGAATAAAAAGAAGTATATTCTAGATCATTCATTATATATGATTTTGTGTATGATAATCTACCTTTTAAATTTCTTTGTCCAACAGCAAGTATGTCTGTTGATTGTATATCATAAATAAAATCTTTGTTAATAAACTTCCCAGAACTAGGAAACGATATATTATCAGCATTTGATTGTTGGAAATAACTCGAAGAAGCATAATTGTAATAATTTTCGCCAGATTGTATTAATCTGTTAAAATTATCATAGTTATGATACTCAAACTGCATATTATTTCTGCTATCAACGTAAAAGTTAAATTGACTATTTGAAGCCCCAGTTGTTGTAACTTCCCACTTGAAACTTCCTTTAGGAAGTCTAAATGATTTAGTTACAATTAAACTACCATTATCTTCTGCAATAAGTTCAACAATAGTAACAACACTCGTGGTTGTATTTTTAATTTTTAAAATGATTTTCTCATTTATTGAACTATTTGTATTAAAGGATTGAGCATATAATTGCATAAGACTTGGTTTAACTAAAGTAAAAGTACCAGACCAAGAACCAACTCCAATTTTATTTTGATTTGTGTAAAATGAATTTATTGAAGTTGTGTTATGTTCCGAGGTTTGATAAAATCTCATGTTACTATTTTGATCGTATAAATAACGTACACTTCCCCTATCTGGTGTTGACTTTGTTTTTAACAGTTTAAGTGTATTAAAATCCATTGTTGATATAAATCCTTTTGGATCGGTTTTTTTTGTTTGATTTCCTAAGATATCAAAAGTATAAAATGTTTTTAAATTTAATCCAGTTGGGTTAGTTTTTTGAGCAATTAAATTACCAAAAATATCATTATAAAATTGTGTAACAATTCCGTTTTCATTAGTTAATTCATTTTTAAATAATGAATTGGCACTATAAGTTCCTGTCCCTAATGGAATTTGATCATTTGCAACATTTCCGCCATAAGTATAATTAATTAACTTATTGTTACTAAACCATTGTAAACCTTCAGGTATTTCCTGTATTTTTCTTTGAATCGGATCAGAAGAATATTTTATTTCATAATAAGGCCTATTTCCTGTTGCAGAATAAGTCCCATAATTCCCTAATCCACTTGTATAATAGTTATCAGAGTTAACTAAATAGTTATTATCATAACTAAAGGTTGTACCGTTCTTTGGATAAGGTTTATATAATTTTGATATACTTCCTAACGCATTATATTCCAATGTATTTCCAACAATTATATTATCAATTTCCAAATACTGATCTTGCATTTTTTTATTAAAACCATCATAAAAATCGCATTTACTTATTTTATCTGTTACATTAAAATAATTCTCTGATTCGAGTCTATTAGGATCATTAGAATTAAATACATCACCATTACCACTTCTACTTAAATAGTAATTTGTATGGTCAATGCGATTTTTATCCCCATTTAATAAAACATCTTTATTTATCATTCTTCCAAAATTATCATATTCATGGTATGTGGAATTGTTATTTTCATCAGTCTCTTCAGTAATATTCAAGGTAATTGGATCATAGGCATAACCTTTTTGCAAGTGCTGTATTGGGATAAACTCTAAAATTATCAAATTGGGTTATCGAGCTATATGCATACAAAGCAACATAACCAGTTGGAATAGGCAACTCACTATTGTAATCAATAATTTTTTTCCATCAACAAAAATTTTGATGTTATTTTGATTAACACTAACTGATAACTTTCTATTTTTTTGAAATGGAGTTAATCCAGTGCTCGCTAGTGCCAAATAATTACCAGTTGAATAAAGAATTACATCACCATTTTTTCTATACTGTGCTGTATATCCATAACCATAGTTTGCCGTTGTTGTTGCAAAATGAATTCCCGCCCAATATGTATCTGAACTAGCTGAATTTATATTCAATTGTACATCAGCATTAAATGACTGATATTGTTGTCCTTGAACATTTGCGTAAACTGTTGAGGAACTATTCGGGGACTGTAATTTACCACTTGTTACACTCCAACCAGAAGATTTTGTCCATGTATATGGATCTGAATCATCAATTGAATTATCATTAAAATTATCGACAATAATAGCAGATGTTCCAGTATTAACAACTTTCCCTATTAACTTGGAATTTTTATGTCCATATACGAATTTTGTTTTGTTTCCACGTCCGTCAGTTTCTTCAATTAAATTGCCATAATCATTAAAAACTCTTTGACTTGTAAGTAAATAATCGGGGTCATTTTCACCTGAATAATTCTTTGAGCTTATATCTTCTCTCCAGACTAAAGTACTACATGGAAAAAATCTATAAAACCCATCATTACCATTGTTAGCATCTACCCAAATTTGTTTTGTTGAACTATATGCATTGCTGTTACTTTCAGTATTCAAATAACTTGTTGAAGAATATATTTGTGACATCATGTTTATATTTTTCATATCATCATAATTTTCAAAGGCATATTTTACAACATCAATTTTCTTAGTCCCATTATTATTATCAGCATACTCTTCCGTTTTATAAGCTAAAAAATTACTTTGATCATAGGGTTTATAAGAATAGTTTTTAGTTGATGAAACCCCATCTTTATTTTTATTGGTTGATATTAATTTAATCCAAGTTGTCTTAGCTGGAAAATTATTCCCATTAAGAGTTTGCTGGCTTGAATGCCCGTAATTATCTTCATAAGTATAATTATCATTTATTGTCTCAACTGGTTGGTCCTGTTGATTTTTAATTATTTTTTTCCAAGTATTTCCTCTCTTAGCTGAATTATCTCGCCATACCCATGTATTATTATTTAGATTATATATTTTATGATCAGGAAATGCTTCTGAAATTACTGGAACATCAGTTGGTCCCGAAGAGTTATATAATAAATATTTACCACTAGTATTAACACTAGTTGTAAAATAATTTGTAACTGAACCAGAACTTTCCGGTAAATTTGTTTTTATCCACCTATAACCAACTTCTCCATTATAGCTTTTAGTAAAACCAGCATCAAAACTAAAATCCCTGTTTGAGGTTGTAAGCGGATTATTTAAAACACCCTCACCATATTGGTAACTATAAGTCTGGATGTTGTCCATTCCATTATCAATTAAGATTTGATTAATTCTATAACCAGCGGTATTTATTGCAGAACTATAATATATAGTATCTTTAGTAAGTGAGGAATTAAAGAAATTATAAAACCAACTATACGTATCAGGTTCAAATTGATAGCTTATTTTGCCTCCTTCTGGAAATTGAATAGTTTTGAGAGTCCAAGGAGCTGGAATGCCTGAAAACAACGAATAAGTTCTGGAATAATCAATTAAATTTGGGTTACTATCATATTCAAATTTATACCCTGGTAATTCATTAGAAAGACTATTTCCATAAATTTTTACTCCAACTAATGTAAGACAATTATTTTTAAGTTTTTCATTCTGTACCCAATTATTACCACTTGAGTTAACATTTTGTGCATACTTAAACTCCAAAATTTTGATTGTATTATTGTTATTATCTCTTAAAATAATTTTATCCAATTTTTTGGCACCTTGTAAATCGTCTCTAGCTGAAGTAACAAATTCAGCAGTATGGGTTGGTGTTTTAATATATTTAACATTTGAATAATCATATAACAAACTACAGTATCTATTTGATGCACCACATGCATTTGAAGATTGATTAAAATTCCCATAAAATTTTGACTCGCCCATAGGTAATAACTGTTGTAATGACAAGTTTAAAGCATTATTATTAACAGCATAATCGTCATATTCAATTTTAATCCAGCTCCCTTTATCAGTTGCATCTGCACCATTACTATTTTCATCAATATAATCTGATGAAAATATTTCTGTTAAATCCCAACTAATTGGGAATTTAACATTAATATCACATACTTGTTGATCATAATACACTTTCAGATCACTTCTATGGTTAAATTGATAATTTGTTCCATTTTCAGCGATAATTGAAAAATTCTCTAAAAATCCTCCAATAAATTCAGGAGGAGAATAACTAATTAACTTTGAAGTCCTTTTTTCAGATACAAAATCAACATATCCATATTCATTATATAAAGGAATTAATCTATCTGTAATATTTGATAATTGCAAAGTGTATAAATCCCATTCTTCATATTCGTTATCATGATATAACAAACCACTATGTTCGTCAAAAACATTTGCTTCATATTCATCAGAAGAGCCTAAGTTAAAATTTTCACCGCTTGAAGAATTGAAAATATAAGAATCTTGATCATCTGGTCTTTTAACTACTTGTCTTGAAATTCCTCCAATCTGCAGATTAAATCCTAGTCCAACCCAAGAACTCCTTTGCCTTGTTCGAATTGCGCCGTTATAGTCTAAGTATAGCGTATAATCAAGACCATTTCTTCCAGGAATTGTTAAAATAGGTTGTGAAAATGTTAAATCACCAGTAAAAGGTATTTCTGTAAAACTATTCATATTAAAGGTATTATATGTTAAGTAATTCACATTACCAGGTTCATTTTCGCCAGAATTCTGACAATAAATTTTGGTTGTAATGTTTATAAATATAAAAGTCAAACCTATAATAAAATAATTTTTAATTTTCATGATAATCTCCAAATAATCAGTTCAATTTTAATTTATTTCAAATAAACTTGTTTTTTTATTCCACTTAATTTTAGGTTCAATATCATTCCAGTACTTAATTTTTTTCTCCTTAGTAATTTTTTCAAAACTTATTTTATCATCAACAACAATTAACTTTTCATCTTGAAAATCTCCAAAATCTTTTCCAATCCAATTTTTAATGCCATTTTTACTTATCCTATCTAATTTCGTCCCATAATAATTTATAAATGTTGAATCCTCTAAATAATCAATAAAGTATTTAATTAATTCCTTTTTAGGTTCAATATCGTCTTCAATAATTTTCTGTTTGTATTCAGAATCAAGAAGTGTTAATGATATTGCTTTTAAATTTATATCATCTGATTTATTTAGTACTTTAAAAAGTATATCAAATGCATCAAAGCTGTTTATTCTCCCTAAAGCAAGTAAAGCATACTCCTTATTTGCATTTACTACAAAATTAGAAGCCTTTACTTTTTCACCATCAATTCCTATTAATTCCGGTAAATTTGGTTTTATATTATCTGAAAAGATTAAATTATCAATTCCATTAATACAGGCATTTCCCAGCAATTCTATTTCATTTAATACATCATAAAGATCAAATTTTCCAGTTTCTACTAAATAAAAACCATCCGCAAATTCTTGTGCTGTTGGTTTCTCAAAAAAAATTGCTTATCAGTTTCCTTAGCCCAACCATTACTAATTATAACATTTAAAAAAAATAACATTACAAGAACGACAATTTTCTTTATCATTTCATCACCCTTAAATTTTAGAATTAATAATTATTTTGTCAAAATTATTATTAGCTGTTAATACTTTCTTTTTATATAGATAAGTTTTTCATCGTTAAAGTTTTTTTGGTCGAGTTAATGCTTCCAAATAATTAAATATTTTTTAAATATTTTCTATTGGATATAAAATAATATAAAACTTGCTAATTGAAATCAGTAGTACTACTGAGGTTATTATTTATAGTAGAGGAAATTGAAATTAGGTTAGTTT is from Ignavibacteriota bacterium and encodes:
- a CDS encoding RHS repeat-associated core domain-containing protein, with the translated sequence MIILEFIPIQHLQKGYAYDPITLNITEETDENNNSTYHEYDNFGRMINKDVLLNGDKNRIDHTNYYLSRSGNGDVFNSNDPNRLESENYFNVTDKISKCDFYDGFNKKMQDQYLEIDNIIVGNTLEYNALGSISKLYKPYPKNGTTFSYDNNYLVNSDNYYTSGLGNYGTYSATGNRPYYEIKYSSDPIQRKIQEIPEGLQWFSNNKLINYTYGGNVANDQIPLGTGTYSANSLFKNELTNENGIVTQFYNDIFGNLIAQKTNPTGLNLKTFYTFDILGNQTKKTDPKGFISTMDFNTLKLLKTKSTPDRGSVRYLYDQNSNMRFYQTSEHNTTSINSFYTNQNKIGVGSWSGTFTLVKPSLMQLYAQSFNTNSSINEKIILKIKNTTTSVVTIVELIAEDNGSLIVTKSFRLPKGSFKWEVTTTGASNSQFNFYVDSRNNMQFEYHNYDNFNRLIQSGENYYNYASSSYFQQSNADNISFPSSGKFINKDFIYDIQSTDILAVGQRNLKGRLSYTKSYIMNDLEYTSFYSYDDIGNIEWILNKWVTGKNNKIKYSYDLQRNITKQEFTGDQSFYNYYKFFEYDKLGRLVNVYTDKNSASGATKLKEITYIYNPDNSLKRMELGAEGSKAQGLDYLYNTRGWLSQINHQNINSSQDPGSDNGLNGKPQVDKFGMVIGYNNISDIGSTQSATAQWNGNISWMMYNMSGATFPSGLVGNTYSYDNANRLLSSNFGYYISSWQATSNYDVNNITYDNNGNLNTIRRYWNNGQIFDNQTFYYLSGKNQLNYVYDSGTSSISVNDVDNQSSGNYLYDGNGSMVQDAQQGIGYILYNSDNLPIKQYYINGDVVEYIYDAYGNRVTKKVVNDLIHWNYANGINGNTEARIKENSNPPVLIKHNIWGNDLAGTFEKEVYTNYVETKTYYLKDHLGNIKVRVNESGSVVGYDDYYPFGMIMNGRSNNTGTEVNYKYTSKERDLETGLDYFGARYYDSKIARWLSVDPLADKYPDWSPYNYILSNPLNGIDPNGEFTLKFIKNTYYLHRESINTAKFATFIEGFLPTLVQLGIIVKEQYFPRDPSYEVQTIGERLFSLGASYVGDNTIYSHELGNRVSKTMTFLSGFSKWKEIKPNFIYDEYLFRQLSEYNREGISAFLKGEIIGINNRTGEPLFEPSEDGLSLMLNPHYVNMFYNGNVHDAMKSIILQRQKQEDEERRAAKALNKFIDEYGKK
- a CDS encoding T9SS type A sorting domain-containing protein, giving the protein MSEEFYIPKVYSLSSNNLIALYISQKDSSLHSIITNDNGATWELNNTDNRGIYQEFITTIYMVNDKYGIAFNNVIWQTNDGGNEWGKKNNALNLFPPPCEIFFINDSIGWIVGNSSYYATDAGFLAKTINGGESWEIIDSRTMLLYGIDFINSNIGYAVGTNWNFGTGFIYHTENAGDTWQIEQYIGAKAFWDVGFLDVKNGWITGVGKILKTIDGGVSWETQIEGLLTNLNKIQILKEEKVAYIFGDDFNNRTHTLLKADLSTISDIKNKEIISNELSLSQNYPNPFNSITSIYFNLNRNRHVQLKIYNFLGKEVTTLINEELFPGNYEIEWNGKNNQGDEVTSGIYFYSIMTDLNNEVKKMILLK